One genomic window of Manihot esculenta cultivar AM560-2 chromosome 16, M.esculenta_v8, whole genome shotgun sequence includes the following:
- the LOC110603240 gene encoding zinc finger BED domain-containing protein RICESLEEPER 2-like has product MCITAHFIDNDWKLHKRIISFCPISSHKGEALGRAIETCLLEWGLDKVFTITVDNASSNDVAISYLKKKLANWGVSVANSTYLHMRCMAHIINLVVQDGLKDVNDSVMKVRDAVRYIRSSPARLKRFKECVLHEKIERKSSLCLDVPTRWNSTYLMLNTTQKYERAFERYESQDPMFKIDMGENGIPDYYDWTQVRKMADILAHFYELTLRISGSRYVTSNLFFSEVSDLAFILNQWINSNDLHMKSMGERMRVKFDKYWGDVHKMNKIIYFAVVLDHPRDKFEFMEYSFSQMYGKEKGVELFNKHHYKKQKLEESGGFDSKTELEVYLSEAIQEEKEDFDVMK; this is encoded by the exons ATGTGCATAACTGCTCACTTTATTGACAATGATTGGAAGTTGCATAAGAGAATCATTAGTTTTTGTCCCATTTCAAGTCATAAAGGTGAAGCACTAGGTAGAGCAATTGAGACTTGCTTGCTAGAGTGGGGGTTAGATAAAGTGTTCACTATTACAGTTGATAATGCTAGTTCTAATGATGTGGCCATATCTTATTTGAAAAAGAAGCTTGCTAATTGGGGCGTTAGTGTTGCTAACTCTACTTACTTGCATATGAGATGTATGGCACATATCATCAATTTAGTTGTCCAGGATGGCTTAAAAGATGTGAATGATTCAGTGATGAAAGTACGAGATGCAGTAAGATATATCAGGAGTTCTCCAGCTAGGTTGAAGAGATTTAAGGAGTGTGTGCTTcatgaaaaaattgaaagaaaatcttCATTATGTTTAGATGTGCCAACTAGATGGAATTCAACGTATCTGATGTTGAATACAACTCAAAAATATGAAAGGGCATTTGAGAGGTACGAGTCACAAGATCCCATGTTTAAGATTGATATGGGAGAGAATGGCATACCTGACTATTATGATTGGACACAAGTTAGGAAGATGGCAGATATATTGGCTCATTTTTATGAGCTCACTTTGCGTATCTCGGGCTCTAGGTATGTCACATCAAACCTATTTTTCAGTGAGGTTAGTGACTTAGCCTTTATTTTAAACCAATGGATTAATAGCAATGATCTTCATATGAAATCTATGGGGGAAAGAATGAGGGTTAAATTTGACAAGTATTGGGGAGATGTGcacaaaatgaataaaattatctattttgCTGTTGTTCTTGACCACCCTCGTGATAAATTTGAGTTTATGGAGTATTCTTTCTCCCAAATGTATGGTAAGGAGAAAGGTGTAGAGCTATTCAATAAG CATCACTACAAGAAGCAGAAGTTGGAGGAATCTGGTGGGTTTGATTCAAAAACAGAGTTAGAAGTGTATCTAAGTGAGGCAATTCAAGAGGAAAAGGAGGACTTTGATGTCATGAAATAG
- the LOC110603480 gene encoding LOB domain-containing protein 4 — MKESGRKQGAASPCAACKLLRRRCAQDCVFAPYFPADEPQKFANVHKVFGASNVNKMLQELPEYQRGDAVSSMVYEANARVRDPVYGCVGAISSLQQQIDALQTQLALAQAEVVHLRVRQTTISHHQFQSVLSPTSPPSNSGSPSSRLVGSQIRPMFDMDMVDHASLGESMWSC; from the exons ATGAAAGAGAGTGGGAGAAAACAAGGTGCAGCATCACCTTGCGCAGCTTGCAAGCTATTGAGGAGAAGGTGTGCCCAAGATTGTGTATTTGCTCCTTATTTCCCAGCAGATGAGCCCCAGAAGTTTGCTAATGTCCACAAGGTCTTTGGTGCTAGTAATGTGAATAAGATGTTACAg GAACTACCAGAGTATCAGAGAGGAGATGCAGTGAGCAGCATGGTGTATGAAGCGAATGCGAGAGTGCGAGACCCTGTGTACGGCTGCGTCGGTGCTATATCATCTCTACAGCAACAGATTGATGCACTCCAAACCCAGCTGGCGCTGGCTCAGGCGGAGGTGGTGCACCTTCGGGTCCGGCAGactaccatatcacatcatcaattTCAATCTGTGCTGAGCCCTACTAGTCCGCCGAGTAACAGCGGCTCTCCGTCGTCTAGACTCGTGGGATCACAGATCAGGCCCATGTTTGACATGGATATGGTGGACCATGCAAGCTTGGGAGAATCAATGTGGTCGTGCTAA